One Planktothrix serta PCC 8927 genomic window carries:
- a CDS encoding S8 family peptidase, giving the protein MAVTQKNVTDISALPGLDKLWSETQGDSQICVAILDGPVDQSHPCFDGANLTRVQTTISEAASTGLMSSHGTHITSIIFGQHHSDVLGIAPGCRGLIVPVFSDHSRGSLSQIDLARAINQAVEAGAHVINISGGELTQSGEADPILANAVRSCTENNVLIVAAAGNDGCECLHVPAALNSVLAVGAMNAQGLPFDFSNWGETYQTQGILAPGENIQGAELGGDIALRSGTSFATPIVSGIVALLLSVQRQRGEKPDPHAIREALLQSALPCNPETGSDCRRFLAGSLNIPGVHALIAQGGKTELSEENLEQPMIQPSEATCLELEASANPLSDVGVLVPEVTPSELVSGTVNHLENTEKTMTIMPSQLTAPSVTSSGVVASENCGCSGVGVKSLVYAMGTVSYDFGTEARRDSFKQLMPDVEGNPPFPANPYVVSQMVDYLEQNPYEAKSLIWTLNLELTPIYAIEPVGSYAELAYEHLISAIKGQIKPDNDPDYVSRVSIPGVLTGKTVRLFSGQVVPVIAPEVRGMYEWNVNQLVTLAVEAARTAMPQAQANQQEQATRASLKEFLNRMYYEFRNLGQTSQERALNFAATNAFQAAQALTEATGKGMQLDRIETEKSPFCRMDSDCWDVKLKFFDPENDRRAKKVFRFTVDVSDQMPVTIGEVRTWSISD; this is encoded by the coding sequence ATGGCAGTCACACAGAAAAACGTCACTGATATTTCAGCATTACCCGGACTTGACAAACTGTGGTCTGAAACCCAAGGCGACTCCCAAATCTGTGTAGCCATTCTTGACGGTCCAGTAGACCAATCTCATCCTTGCTTTGACGGTGCCAACCTTACCCGAGTACAAACCACAATTTCAGAGGCAGCCAGCACCGGGCTAATGTCGAGTCACGGAACGCACATTACCAGCATCATCTTCGGTCAGCATCACAGTGACGTTCTTGGTATTGCTCCGGGCTGTCGCGGATTGATTGTGCCAGTGTTTTCCGATCATTCCAGAGGTTCGCTCTCACAAATCGACTTAGCACGAGCGATCAACCAAGCAGTTGAAGCAGGTGCTCATGTCATCAACATTAGTGGTGGCGAACTGACTCAATCAGGCGAAGCAGACCCAATTCTGGCAAACGCAGTGCGTTCCTGCACTGAAAACAACGTTCTCATCGTTGCGGCTGCGGGCAATGATGGCTGCGAATGCCTCCACGTTCCGGCAGCACTAAATTCAGTTCTCGCTGTTGGTGCCATGAATGCTCAAGGATTGCCCTTCGATTTTAGCAATTGGGGTGAAACCTATCAAACTCAAGGCATTCTCGCTCCAGGTGAAAACATCCAGGGGGCGGAACTGGGGGGCGATATTGCCCTGAGAAGTGGTACCAGCTTTGCGACTCCCATTGTATCTGGAATTGTGGCGCTGCTCCTGAGCGTGCAACGGCAACGAGGCGAAAAGCCAGACCCCCACGCTATCCGTGAGGCTCTTCTCCAGAGTGCTTTGCCTTGCAACCCAGAAACGGGTTCAGATTGCCGTCGCTTTTTAGCCGGAAGTCTCAATATTCCTGGGGTTCATGCCCTGATCGCACAAGGAGGAAAAACAGAATTGTCTGAGGAAAACTTAGAGCAACCGATGATTCAACCGAGTGAGGCAACTTGCCTTGAACTAGAAGCATCCGCCAACCCGCTATCAGATGTAGGCGTGCTGGTGCCAGAAGTCACCCCATCTGAATTGGTCTCAGGAACAGTAAATCATTTGGAAAATACGGAAAAGACAATGACTATAATGCCTAGTCAACTAACAGCACCGTCTGTCACCTCCAGTGGCGTCGTCGCCTCTGAAAACTGCGGCTGTAGCGGTGTCGGTGTAAAATCCCTTGTTTATGCGATGGGAACAGTGAGTTACGACTTCGGCACTGAGGCTCGTCGAGATAGCTTTAAGCAGCTTATGCCAGATGTTGAGGGAAATCCGCCCTTCCCAGCTAACCCCTACGTCGTTAGCCAGATGGTGGATTATCTTGAACAAAATCCCTACGAAGCAAAATCGCTGATTTGGACGTTAAACCTAGAGCTAACACCCATTTACGCCATTGAGCCTGTTGGCTCTTATGCCGAGTTAGCTTATGAGCATCTGATTTCAGCTATCAAGGGGCAGATCAAACCTGACAACGATCCTGATTATGTTTCCAGGGTTTCAATTCCTGGCGTATTGACAGGCAAGACCGTCAGACTATTTTCTGGGCAAGTTGTTCCCGTGATTGCCCCGGAAGTTCGGGGGATGTACGAGTGGAACGTCAACCAATTGGTCACACTAGCGGTTGAAGCAGCAAGAACAGCAATGCCCCAGGCTCAAGCTAACCAGCAGGAGCAAGCGACGCGAGCTTCTCTGAAGGAATTTCTCAATCGGATGTACTACGAATTTCGGAATCTAGGTCAAACATCTCAGGAGCGGGCGCTGAATTTCGCGGCGACGAATGCGTTCCAAGCAGCACAGGCGTTAACTGAGGCAACGGGTAAGGGGATGCAGCTTGACCGTATTGAAACCGAAAAAAGCCCATTTTGTCGGATGGATTCAGATTGTTGGGATGTCAAACTGAAGTTTTTCGACCCTGAGAATGATCGACGAGCGAAAAAAGTATTTCGATTCACGGTGGATGTAAGCGATCAAATGCCCGTCACGATTGGCGAAGTCCGTACCTGGTCTATATCTGACTAA
- a CDS encoding tetratricopeptide repeat protein, translated as MQQYPSGWKKRLELANLLYTNGCWQQAIQEYRQVIDRQPQFLEVQLKLGKMLQLMGQKTDAVAVYENALSLIHHEATRQHISGLIAVCRDDIQEAILAFESATSLEPDNVAHWLALGRLQMQREDRVAALRTFETIVSIHPDDLVALIDRYDALLVLGKIRAAQDCLDRLVELASEDFRVLKRQIENRCWMRLVFGELGKQTKQIINLALRLAPDAVDTCELLAYYHIFQGDWATGVGVLAQFTEKHPHHPRGWYSYGRCLFHTGDYQQAASAMLKAYRLYPKDCEIYRALCEILPFIPPLTHLLAPEGSNGMSISLALIVEEMLERFPQRWSVWTTAGRVLVEHFQEIDRGCGVSAQATQLQPQLPDAWFRHGRVLALAGKHQEAVEALTQGWQLLPDAGDYLPSVLVAVWFGESYRVLGDEAKSREWWEVACQQALALMEFDPATVCYWLGKALQGLGDIRGAVEAYQRSLNQQLLYPFRGEVENALKQLQVR; from the coding sequence GTGCAGCAGTATCCTTCTGGATGGAAAAAACGCTTAGAATTGGCGAATCTGCTATACACAAATGGTTGTTGGCAACAGGCAATTCAAGAGTATCGGCAAGTCATTGACCGACAGCCCCAATTCCTTGAAGTGCAGTTGAAATTGGGGAAAATGTTGCAGTTAATGGGACAAAAGACTGATGCCGTAGCAGTTTATGAGAATGCCTTGTCCTTGATACACCATGAGGCAACTCGACAGCATATCAGTGGATTAATTGCAGTTTGTCGGGATGACATTCAGGAAGCAATACTAGCTTTTGAGTCAGCCACTTCCCTAGAACCCGACAACGTTGCTCACTGGTTGGCTTTGGGGCGGTTGCAGATGCAGAGAGAGGATAGGGTTGCAGCATTGCGAACATTTGAGACAATTGTGTCAATTCATCCCGATGATCTGGTCGCACTGATTGATCGCTATGATGCGCTTCTCGTCTTGGGTAAGATTAGGGCAGCCCAGGACTGTTTAGACCGCTTGGTCGAGTTAGCGTCTGAAGATTTCCGGGTACTCAAACGACAGATCGAAAATCGTTGCTGGATGAGGTTGGTATTCGGAGAACTGGGGAAGCAGACCAAACAGATCATTAACTTGGCTCTGCGACTCGCTCCCGATGCTGTAGATACTTGCGAGTTACTAGCCTATTATCACATTTTCCAAGGGGATTGGGCTACAGGAGTCGGGGTCTTGGCTCAGTTTACAGAGAAACACCCGCATCATCCCAGGGGTTGGTATTCCTATGGGCGGTGCTTGTTCCACACTGGGGATTATCAACAGGCTGCATCAGCCATGCTGAAAGCTTATCGTCTCTACCCCAAAGATTGTGAAATTTATCGGGCGTTGTGCGAGATTTTACCTTTTATCCCTCCTTTAACCCATCTCCTTGCACCAGAGGGGAGTAATGGGATGTCTATCTCGCTGGCTTTGATTGTAGAAGAGATGCTAGAGCGTTTTCCTCAACGCTGGAGCGTTTGGACGACAGCAGGGCGAGTGCTGGTGGAACATTTTCAGGAAATTGACCGGGGGTGTGGTGTTTCTGCACAGGCGACGCAACTTCAGCCCCAGTTGCCGGATGCTTGGTTTCGGCATGGGCGGGTGTTGGCACTGGCCGGAAAACACCAGGAGGCAGTTGAGGCGTTGACACAAGGATGGCAGTTGTTGCCAGATGCGGGGGATTATTTGCCATCTGTGTTAGTGGCGGTGTGGTTCGGGGAGAGTTATCGGGTATTGGGGGATGAGGCGAAGAGTCGGGAGTGGTGGGAAGTGGCTTGTCAGCAAGCGTTGGCACTGATGGAGTTCGATCCAGCTACGGTTTGTTATTGGCTTGGGAAAGCATTACAAGGATTAGGGGATATCAGGGGGGCGGTGGAGGCTTATCAACGTAGTTTAAATCAGCAGTTGCTCTATCCGTTTCGGGGGGAGGTTGAAAACGCACTGAAGCAGTTGCAAGTTAGGTAA
- a CDS encoding RNA polymerase sigma factor, with the protein MLISSCHLAPNSRHLSKDIDLDFGEEEPILLKRLSLGDDNAFWQLWQQHQKYLYYRCLSWMGGNPIEAEEALSLAMLKARDKLPNSADKITNFRAWLIRLTHNLCVDIHRARCRKAIRIETVEEDEAVISNFDCPESAILRDELGQVIRSAVDTLPERLRIPFILRYYEQVSYPDIAQQLAISQDIALRAMVRTKV; encoded by the coding sequence ATGCTTATATCATCTTGCCATTTAGCTCCTAATTCTCGCCATCTATCTAAAGATATAGATTTAGATTTTGGGGAAGAAGAACCCATTTTATTAAAACGTCTTTCTTTAGGCGATGACAATGCCTTTTGGCAATTATGGCAACAGCATCAAAAATACCTGTATTATCGCTGTCTAAGCTGGATGGGAGGAAATCCTATTGAGGCTGAAGAAGCACTCAGCCTAGCAATGCTAAAAGCCAGAGATAAATTACCAAACTCGGCAGATAAAATTACAAATTTCCGTGCTTGGCTGATCCGCCTTACCCATAATCTTTGCGTAGATATCCATCGTGCGCGTTGCAGAAAGGCAATCAGAATCGAGACTGTTGAAGAAGACGAAGCGGTTATCTCTAACTTTGACTGTCCCGAATCAGCTATTCTTCGTGATGAGTTAGGACAGGTGATTCGTAGTGCTGTAGATACTCTTCCTGAACGACTTCGCATTCCTTTTATCTTACGTTACTACGAGCAAGTTTCCTATCCAGATATTGCTCAACAACTCGCCATATCCCAAGATATAGCGCTACGCGCTATGGTTAGGACAAAAGTATGA
- a CDS encoding C39 family peptidase, whose amino-acid sequence MKQITAKVNTKLKKLPVESSQLKPEQIVIVPAGKTYGFEAIEPADNGHIKVFLAANSGTFYAFTQHWEGIQLNESQELFLPDQGIQLFINQEEAERIFDNPITKDELNDLNCCLNHYEINTPPRLCHFLSQIAHESGGLKWLKELDEGDYLEGRSELGNTCSGDGSKYKGAGVLQLTGRNNYQAFCQAIGDANIMQGCDYVAETYPFTSAGFWWYNNSMNEVCDRGATVEEITLRVNGGYNGLEDRQQYYKKACEVINSREKSQTPTQSKPALTLKFVHTTTLRLIIEDVTELSIEQQVDITEGNIFEVASYAYQTGDYLKVAFLAQSFKGRNTWFVHTQDVEICNPQLQIKPKKILLPVPWFPQTDNYRDPERTCNSSSCAMCLEYFRPGTLPGKDGDDIYLEMVFEYGDTTDHEVQTQALSHFGLNSAWHTDLDFEDVYRELEANRPVVIGILHRGTTEHPSGGHMIVVRGRTEEGDFIVNDPYGSLNDRYTGAVENGKGAIYSQYEMTYRWTAEGPGTGWGRLFQP is encoded by the coding sequence ATGAAACAAATTACTGCAAAAGTGAATACTAAGTTAAAAAAACTTCCGGTTGAGTCATCTCAACTTAAACCTGAACAAATCGTCATCGTTCCGGCGGGCAAAACCTATGGCTTTGAAGCAATTGAACCTGCTGATAATGGACATATTAAGGTTTTTTTAGCAGCAAATAGTGGCACTTTTTATGCGTTTACTCAACATTGGGAAGGAATACAATTAAATGAATCTCAAGAATTATTTCTTCCCGATCAAGGTATTCAGTTATTCATTAACCAAGAGGAAGCCGAAAGAATCTTTGACAATCCCATTACAAAAGATGAACTGAACGATCTCAATTGTTGCTTAAATCATTATGAAATCAATACTCCCCCTAGACTTTGCCATTTTCTCAGCCAAATCGCCCATGAATCAGGGGGTTTGAAATGGTTAAAAGAGCTTGATGAGGGTGACTATTTGGAAGGACGAAGTGAACTGGGAAATACTTGTTCAGGTGATGGATCTAAATATAAAGGTGCTGGGGTGCTTCAGCTAACCGGACGAAATAATTATCAAGCCTTTTGTCAGGCGATTGGTGATGCCAACATTATGCAGGGTTGTGATTATGTCGCAGAGACTTATCCATTTACCAGTGCAGGCTTTTGGTGGTACAATAATAGCATGAATGAAGTTTGCGATCGCGGTGCAACGGTTGAAGAAATTACACTACGAGTTAATGGCGGCTACAACGGCTTAGAAGATCGTCAACAATATTATAAAAAAGCCTGTGAAGTCATTAATTCACGAGAAAAAAGTCAAACCCCTACCCAATCCAAACCTGCTTTAACCCTTAAATTTGTTCATACCACTACTCTGAGACTTATCATAGAAGATGTTACAGAACTTTCCATAGAACAACAAGTTGATATCACAGAAGGTAATATTTTTGAGGTGGCTTCCTATGCGTACCAAACCGGAGATTACCTGAAAGTTGCCTTTTTAGCTCAATCTTTTAAGGGAAGAAATACTTGGTTTGTTCACACTCAGGATGTAGAAATTTGCAATCCCCAGCTTCAAATCAAACCCAAGAAAATTTTACTTCCTGTTCCTTGGTTTCCTCAAACTGATAATTATCGAGATCCTGAAAGAACTTGTAATTCTTCCTCCTGTGCGATGTGTTTAGAGTATTTCCGACCTGGAACTTTACCTGGAAAAGATGGAGATGATATTTACTTAGAAATGGTCTTTGAATATGGCGATACCACAGATCATGAAGTTCAAACTCAAGCTTTATCGCATTTTGGTTTAAATAGTGCTTGGCATACGGATCTCGATTTTGAGGATGTTTATCGGGAACTAGAAGCCAACCGTCCTGTTGTGATTGGTATTTTGCATCGGGGGACAACGGAACATCCTTCTGGGGGTCACATGATTGTTGTCCGAGGGCGAACTGAAGAGGGAGATTTCATTGTTAATGATCCTTATGGTTCTCTCAATGATCGTTATACAGGGGCGGTAGAAAATGGCAAAGGTGCCATTTACAGTCAATATGAAATGACCTATCGCTGGACAGCAGAGGGGCCCGGAACAGGTTGGGGTAGATTATTTCAACCGTAG
- a CDS encoding IS630 family transposase (programmed frameshift), translating into MPAPYSYDLRSKAIAAVKRGEKKIEVSRFFKISRNTLDLWLKKERETGDYQASRQVGVGTQPKIQELEKFKEFVKKNSDKTQKQMAQLWGCEATQQNISYACRKLGISRKKTYGYRERDEEKRREFLQKLEGIERSRKVYVDEAGFDNREDYPYGYSPIGERCYALKSGKRRERVSWLSALKEGKLLAPLTFEGSCNKDLFETWLKNCLLPVLEPGDIIIIDNASFHQGEYIKELVEEAGCKIWYLPPYSPDLNKIENWWAVLKTWMKQRLNEFQTVRECVDAAFRNCPNVCA; encoded by the exons ATGCCGGCACCTTATAGTTACGATTTACGCTCCAAGGCGATCGCAGCCGTGAAAAGAGGAGAAAAGAAAATAGAGGTAAGTCGTTTCTTTAAAATAAGTCGCAACACATTAGATCTGTGGCTGAAAAAAGAAAGAGAAACAGGAGACTATCAGGCTAGCCGACAGGTAGGAGTAGGAACTCAACCGAAAATTCAGGAGTTAGAAAAATTTAAAGAATTCGTGAAAAAAAATAGTGACAAGACTCAAAAACAAATGGCCCAATTATGGGGGTGTGAGGCGACGCAACAGAATATTAGTTATGCTTGTCGAAAACTGGGTATAAGTCGA AAAAAAACTTATGGGTATCGAGAAAGAGATGAAGAAAAAAGACGAGAATTTCTTCAAAAACTAGAGGGAATAGAAAGGAGCAGAAAAGTTTATGTAGATGAAGCGGGATTTGATAATAGAGAGGATTACCCGTATGGCTACAGCCCGATAGGGGAAAGATGTTATGCACTCAAGTCCGGTAAAAGAAGAGAAAGAGTCAGTTGGCTATCAGCATTGAAAGAAGGTAAATTATTGGCTCCTTTAACCTTTGAGGGGTCATGTAATAAAGATTTATTTGAAACCTGGTTAAAGAATTGTTTGCTGCCAGTGCTAGAACCAGGAGACATTATTATTATTGATAATGCCAGCTTTCATCAAGGGGAATATATCAAAGAACTCGTCGAAGAAGCCGGATGTAAAATTTGGTATTTGCCCCCATATTCTCCCGACTTGAACAAGATTGAAAACTGGTGGGCTGTTTTAAAGACATGGATGAAACAGAGATTAAACGAATTTCAAACCGTCAGAGAATGCGTGGATGCTGCATTTAGAAATTGTCCTAACGTATGCGCGTAG
- a CDS encoding response regulator, producing MTFEEAVRFVDSTLESKTGKKLTLTEKNILQAAWNNETYSNVAESLYLSIGHIKDLASRLWQRLSDTFREKITKNNFRRLIEELYVTQTFPEEKIAENDTDESLTSKGNILIIGDLIQNLQLLTEVLSKRGYKVCSIPNGKIGLRTIHKHPPDVILLDIKMPEMDGYEICKILKADEVTSEIPVIFLSGLDEIIDKAKAFQVGGVDLITKPFQPEEVIARIQTQLAFQQQKRQLREQIEKHQQTVKILYQSRAVLTSLLNSSQDGIAAIQTVRDLMTEEINDFRCLVVNPIFAKLLGQKRKDLIGKTSLKKLLNQLIPTLFDSLISVVETGEMIEKTFYWENNDQQNWYYLTAIKFGDGCSITIHDITNLKIIQFKRQMEMYLE from the coding sequence ATGACTTTTGAAGAAGCAGTGCGATTTGTAGACTCAACCCTAGAGTCTAAAACCGGTAAAAAACTAACTCTCACTGAAAAAAACATCCTCCAAGCTGCCTGGAATAACGAAACCTACAGCAACGTTGCTGAAAGCTTATATCTAAGTATTGGTCATATTAAAGATTTAGCCTCCCGATTATGGCAACGCCTTTCAGATACCTTCAGGGAAAAAATCACCAAAAATAACTTTAGACGACTCATAGAAGAGCTTTATGTCACCCAGACTTTCCCTGAAGAAAAAATAGCAGAAAACGATACAGATGAAAGTTTAACCTCCAAAGGGAATATTTTAATTATTGGCGATCTCATCCAAAACTTGCAACTTTTAACTGAAGTATTAAGTAAACGGGGTTATAAAGTTTGCAGCATCCCCAATGGGAAGATAGGATTAAGAACAATCCACAAGCACCCACCCGATGTCATTTTACTCGATATTAAAATGCCGGAAATGGATGGGTATGAAATCTGCAAAATTCTAAAAGCCGATGAAGTGACCTCAGAAATTCCGGTCATTTTCTTAAGTGGGTTAGATGAAATTATCGATAAAGCCAAAGCCTTTCAAGTCGGTGGCGTTGACTTGATCACCAAACCATTTCAACCCGAAGAAGTCATTGCTCGAATTCAAACTCAACTGGCTTTCCAACAACAAAAACGCCAGTTAAGAGAACAAATTGAAAAACATCAACAAACCGTAAAAATTCTCTATCAATCTCGCGCTGTACTTACCAGTTTACTCAATAGTTCTCAAGATGGAATTGCCGCCATACAAACAGTGAGAGATCTAATGACCGAAGAAATTAACGATTTTCGCTGTTTGGTAGTGAATCCCATTTTTGCAAAGTTATTAGGTCAAAAACGAAAAGACCTCATAGGTAAAACCTCCCTCAAAAAATTGCTCAATCAACTGATTCCGACCTTGTTTGATTCCCTGATCAGTGTCGTTGAGACAGGAGAAATGATCGAAAAAACATTTTATTGGGAAAATAATGACCAGCAGAACTGGTACTATTTGACTGCTATAAAATTTGGAGACGGTTGTTCAATTACTATTCACGATATCACAAATTTGAAAATCATTCAATTTAAAAGGCAGATGGAAATGTATTTAGAATAA
- a CDS encoding class I SAM-dependent methyltransferase, translated as MLTSLPVESISDTAFLTAFYRALETECPDSLFQDPHARILAGERGEKLVEAMPGGKSGAAGCAVRTCVMDELILRTVQEDGIDTVLNLGAGLDTRPYRLPLPTSLYWYECDLPVVLAYKAEKLAGVQPRCVLESVSLDITDSITRQTFFQDVGRVAKQVLAVTEGLLIYMSTEQVAALATDLYAQPQFRWWLTDLASASALRYFQQSVNRSLNSSDATLRFAPEEGTEFFRHYGWKSVELRSLLEEGQRLQREILPQSLLTQLQAPEHWEIWRKMSGFVLLRRH; from the coding sequence ATGCTGACTTCTTTACCCGTTGAATCTATCTCTGATACTGCCTTCTTAACAGCTTTCTATCGGGCTTTGGAAACCGAGTGCCCAGATTCTCTGTTCCAAGATCCCCACGCCCGAATTTTAGCTGGGGAGCGGGGTGAAAAGCTCGTTGAGGCAATGCCGGGGGGAAAATCAGGAGCAGCAGGCTGTGCCGTGCGGACTTGCGTGATGGATGAGTTGATTCTGCGGACGGTTCAAGAAGACGGCATTGATACCGTGTTGAATTTAGGAGCCGGTTTGGATACAAGACCTTATCGACTGCCTTTACCAACTTCCTTGTATTGGTACGAGTGTGACTTGCCAGTTGTCCTCGCTTACAAAGCCGAAAAGCTTGCTGGCGTGCAGCCCAGGTGCGTTTTGGAATCGGTTTCTTTGGATATTACTGACAGCATTACAAGGCAGACTTTCTTTCAGGATGTTGGTAGGGTCGCAAAACAGGTACTAGCGGTTACGGAAGGTCTTCTTATTTATATGAGTACAGAGCAAGTCGCTGCACTGGCGACTGACCTTTACGCACAGCCCCAGTTTCGGTGGTGGTTGACGGATCTTGCTTCGGCAAGTGCGTTGCGTTATTTCCAGCAAAGCGTCAATCGTTCGCTGAATTCCAGTGACGCAACTTTGCGATTCGCCCCTGAAGAAGGAACTGAGTTCTTTCGGCACTATGGTTGGAAGAGCGTCGAATTGCGATCGCTGCTGGAAGAAGGCCAGCGCTTACAGCGAGAAATCTTACCCCAATCCCTGCTGACTCAATTACAAGCGCCGGAACATTGGGAAATTTGGCGGAAGATGTCTGGCTTCGTTTTGCTGAGGCGGCATTAA